The following proteins are co-located in the Microbulbifer sp. VAAF005 genome:
- a CDS encoding acyloxyacyl hydrolase encodes MHKSVAFNDKCSAFKYCAYIFSCGLFLTPPIHAESEFIVSAGKGLGNELMQYRSISASEMAGFSYSHLLSSFSLGNNSLQWWGQGSYSHMRIEHRSEKQQQNILEIKPILRWYPRNEFQGGFAEAGAGASYLSQKNFGDIGLSTKLNFALHFALGYRFSRGYILSLRYSHFSNARTNTPNPGFDFASLNGHLSF; translated from the coding sequence ATGCATAAATCAGTGGCCTTTAACGATAAGTGCAGTGCTTTTAAATACTGCGCCTATATTTTTTCCTGCGGACTCTTCCTTACTCCGCCAATCCACGCGGAATCTGAATTCATTGTAAGTGCAGGCAAAGGACTTGGGAATGAATTGATGCAGTATCGCTCTATCTCGGCTTCAGAAATGGCTGGATTTAGCTACTCACATTTACTGTCTTCATTTAGCCTTGGCAATAATTCACTACAATGGTGGGGCCAAGGCAGTTACTCCCATATGCGAATTGAGCATCGAAGCGAGAAACAGCAGCAAAATATTCTCGAAATTAAACCAATTCTCCGCTGGTACCCTCGAAATGAATTTCAGGGCGGATTTGCTGAAGCAGGTGCAGGCGCGTCCTACTTAAGCCAAAAGAACTTCGGTGATATCGGATTGAGCACCAAACTAAATTTTGCCCTGCACTTTGCTCTTGGGTACCGCTTTTCCAGAGGCTACATCCTTTCATTAAGATACAGTCACTTTTCAAACGCCAGAACCAATACACCCAACCCCGGCTTTGATTTTGCCTCTTTAAATGGACATCTTAGTTTTTAA
- a CDS encoding sigma-70 family RNA polymerase sigma factor yields MSREHFYSRDEEWLKDTGEPLSDSCQGASEPDPQVEQGPGVEEIHATGESLSESGTTPMQSYLKHLYRLELLTPEEEHSTTCLLRDLEEKLIFNLQESGTELVQLRSEGVEQRGSTGAYDHGLIIAHTEILLTSEHLDRRSRSRIIGLLQRFQKQRKKLIQCNLRLVIAIAKRFRNPSVPFIDLIQEGNVGLMKAIERFKPQMGYRFSTYAYWWIQQEIQLALRRNEDLVRQPANVQDDLRAIYRAIGEVRAQGQPASDDNLARHTGLDIERIQSLLKLPGPTGSLDDPVADDQSSTRLDYAPADELYNTDELVTNQELAQRLREAVARLPARQRTVLNLRYGLISDKDCSFRVIGEQLGLSQERARQLHSDALRQLKRQWR; encoded by the coding sequence TTGTCCCGAGAACATTTTTACTCAAGGGATGAAGAATGGCTGAAGGATACAGGCGAACCACTCTCTGACTCCTGCCAGGGCGCTAGCGAGCCCGACCCCCAGGTCGAGCAAGGCCCAGGCGTGGAAGAGATCCACGCAACGGGTGAATCCCTCTCCGAGAGCGGCACCACCCCAATGCAAAGCTATCTCAAGCATCTATATAGGCTTGAACTACTGACCCCGGAGGAAGAACACAGCACCACCTGCCTACTACGTGACCTGGAGGAAAAGCTAATATTCAACCTCCAGGAAAGCGGCACCGAACTGGTCCAGCTGCGAAGTGAGGGAGTGGAACAACGAGGAAGCACCGGTGCCTACGACCATGGATTAATCATTGCTCACACGGAAATCCTCCTCACAAGTGAACATTTGGATCGGCGCAGTCGCAGCAGGATAATCGGGCTATTACAACGTTTTCAAAAACAGCGGAAAAAACTGATCCAATGTAATCTGCGCTTGGTTATTGCTATCGCAAAACGCTTTCGCAACCCATCTGTGCCCTTTATCGATTTAATTCAAGAAGGCAATGTTGGATTAATGAAAGCCATTGAGCGATTCAAACCACAAATGGGATATCGATTTTCCACCTATGCCTACTGGTGGATTCAGCAAGAAATTCAATTAGCCTTAAGGCGCAACGAAGATCTAGTCCGACAACCGGCTAATGTTCAGGATGATTTAAGAGCAATCTACAGGGCCATTGGCGAAGTCCGTGCTCAGGGGCAGCCCGCATCTGATGACAACCTAGCCCGCCACACCGGACTGGACATTGAGAGAATTCAGAGCCTGTTAAAGCTACCTGGGCCCACCGGCTCTCTGGATGACCCGGTTGCAGATGACCAAAGCAGCACCAGACTGGACTATGCGCCAGCTGACGAGCTGTACAATACCGATGAACTGGTAACCAACCAGGAGCTAGCTCAGCGCCTCCGTGAAGCTGTTGCCCGTCTCCCCGCACGACAAAGGACAGTCCTCAACTTGAGGTACGGGTTAATTTCTGACAAGGACTGTTCTTTTCGGGTTATTGGTGAGCAGTTAGGGCTTAGCCAGGAGCGCGCGAGGCAACTACATTCTGACGCACTTCGACAACTGAAACGGCAGTGGCGCTAG
- a CDS encoding glycosyltransferase, with product MKVVQFLPNLEPGITATLALEFASELVKNGHESLVISAGGPLEARFRLHGSDFISFPKTTESIWSLRHKSRLRKILTGLNPDIVHTYGRLTAFLAWRALKSEPATSRPKLVPLVDKPFPKSYLNKGFLSGDGIIATSHGVAENLRNSSAKIVENSVEVIYRGINIREFDREKPVASQWQLKLLNSYPQLEGKNWWLMPGEISASGGQEEFLHMLAQAAAHNEDIHGVIVGALMDDDLRYLKKLEGLAQELDLGGKVTFLGERRDMRELYATSQLVFQLASEKDENAKYSKEAMAMGRPVVAYSGGCTGEVLQNYFPEGLVERGDIKSLIQTSLNLLNKPNNSNPQEFSYAASAGKTIDFFQNLIS from the coding sequence TTGAAAGTTGTACAATTTTTGCCCAATCTAGAGCCCGGAATCACAGCAACTCTTGCGCTTGAGTTTGCAAGTGAACTGGTCAAAAACGGCCACGAGTCTCTGGTGATTTCTGCTGGTGGGCCATTGGAGGCGCGGTTTCGTCTGCACGGTAGTGACTTTATCAGCTTTCCAAAAACCACTGAGTCAATATGGTCTTTGCGGCATAAATCCCGCCTGCGTAAGATTCTTACGGGGTTGAACCCGGATATTGTCCATACCTATGGCCGTTTAACAGCTTTTCTAGCTTGGCGCGCCTTAAAGAGTGAGCCGGCTACAAGTCGGCCCAAGCTGGTACCTCTTGTGGATAAACCTTTTCCCAAAAGTTACTTAAATAAAGGTTTTCTGTCGGGAGATGGAATTATCGCAACCTCGCATGGGGTTGCAGAGAACCTGAGGAATTCCTCTGCCAAAATTGTTGAAAACTCCGTAGAGGTTATTTATCGCGGTATCAATATTCGCGAGTTTGATCGAGAGAAACCAGTGGCGAGCCAGTGGCAATTGAAGCTTTTGAATAGTTATCCTCAGCTGGAAGGGAAAAACTGGTGGCTGATGCCGGGAGAGATCTCTGCAAGTGGGGGGCAAGAAGAGTTTTTACATATGTTGGCCCAAGCTGCTGCACACAACGAAGATATTCATGGAGTGATTGTAGGGGCTTTGATGGATGATGATTTACGCTATTTGAAAAAACTGGAAGGGCTCGCGCAAGAATTGGATCTCGGTGGCAAGGTAACTTTTCTCGGTGAACGCCGTGATATGCGTGAGTTGTATGCAACTTCCCAGTTAGTTTTTCAACTCGCCAGTGAGAAGGATGAGAATGCAAAGTATTCCAAGGAAGCAATGGCGATGGGGCGCCCGGTAGTCGCTTATTCTGGAGGCTGTACGGGTGAGGTTTTGCAAAATTATTTCCCCGAAGGGTTGGTGGAGCGAGGTGATATTAAATCTTTAATACAAACAAGTTTGAATTTGCTGAACAAGCCAAACAACTCGAACCCTCAAGAGTTTAGTTATGCAGCTTCAGCTGGAAAAACCATAGATTTTTTTCAGAATCTTATAAGTTAA
- a CDS encoding TRZ/ATZ family hydrolase, with protein sequence MQQAVDTLIHARWIIPVVPEKKVYENCSLAIEKGKISALVPTAEASIRFKAKDEVDLGQHALIPGLINTHNHAPMTLLRGYADDRPLKEWLEQHIWPTEQRWVGPQFVADGSRQAIAEMLRSGTTTFSDQYFFPEAVAIAARESGIRAHIAFPVLDAPTPWSRNSDEALHKGLALRDDYRAHDRIEVVFAPHAPYTVGDKTLEKIAVCSAEAQIPMQMHLHETHAEVESALNATGERPTERLFRLGLLGPQTLCVHMVATNQRDIELVSSSGAHVSHCPSSNLKLASGFCPTYDMLEAGINVSLGTDGAASNNTQDLFSEANTAALLAKAVSGNATALPAHKTLSMATINGAKALGIEDITGSLEVGKSADIAAINLGGLEQQPLHDPVSQLIYANGGHNVSDVWVAGRQLLKERQLQTLNETEVIQRAQIWRDRISGNLR encoded by the coding sequence ATGCAACAAGCTGTCGATACCCTGATCCACGCACGCTGGATCATACCCGTCGTACCCGAGAAAAAAGTGTACGAAAATTGTTCGCTCGCAATAGAAAAGGGCAAAATCTCTGCCCTGGTACCCACAGCTGAGGCCTCAATTCGCTTTAAGGCAAAAGATGAAGTCGACCTGGGGCAACACGCACTAATTCCAGGGTTAATCAATACTCACAACCATGCACCCATGACGCTATTGCGCGGCTACGCTGATGACCGCCCCCTTAAAGAGTGGCTGGAGCAACACATCTGGCCGACAGAGCAACGCTGGGTAGGTCCGCAATTTGTAGCTGACGGCAGCCGGCAAGCGATTGCCGAGATGCTGCGCTCTGGTACTACCACTTTTTCTGATCAGTACTTCTTCCCGGAAGCCGTCGCCATTGCTGCGCGGGAGAGCGGAATCAGGGCCCATATCGCCTTCCCCGTGCTGGATGCCCCAACCCCCTGGAGCCGCAATAGCGATGAGGCCCTACACAAAGGATTGGCGTTACGCGATGATTACCGTGCGCACGATCGAATTGAGGTGGTATTTGCACCCCACGCCCCCTATACCGTGGGGGATAAAACACTGGAAAAAATTGCAGTCTGCTCTGCCGAAGCGCAGATCCCCATGCAAATGCACCTCCACGAGACCCACGCTGAAGTTGAAAGCGCCCTGAATGCTACTGGAGAGCGACCCACCGAGCGGCTATTCCGCCTCGGACTGCTAGGGCCGCAGACACTTTGTGTACATATGGTGGCCACCAACCAGCGAGATATTGAGCTAGTGAGCTCAAGTGGCGCCCATGTTTCTCACTGCCCATCATCCAATCTCAAGCTCGCCTCAGGTTTTTGCCCGACCTATGACATGCTGGAAGCCGGCATCAACGTTTCCCTGGGCACCGATGGCGCCGCGAGCAATAACACCCAAGACCTGTTCTCCGAAGCCAACACAGCCGCACTACTGGCAAAAGCTGTTAGCGGGAACGCAACAGCCCTACCCGCGCATAAGACACTGAGTATGGCGACCATCAACGGAGCCAAAGCACTGGGAATTGAAGATATAACCGGAAGCCTGGAGGTAGGTAAAAGCGCAGACATTGCTGCTATCAACCTCGGCGGTCTAGAGCAGCAGCCTTTGCATGACCCCGTGTCCCAGTTGATTTATGCCAACGGAGGACACAATGTCAGCGATGTCTGGGTTGCAGGGCGACAACTTTTAAAGGAGCGCCAGCTACAAACCTTAAACGAAACTGAGGTTATCCAGCGGGCGCAAATATGGCGTGATAGAATCAGCGGAAATTTACGCTAG
- the ubiG gene encoding bifunctional 2-polyprenyl-6-hydroxyphenol methylase/3-demethylubiquinol 3-O-methyltransferase UbiG has translation MSNVDPSEIAKFEQLASRWWDKEGEFKPLHEINPLRANYIDGYAPVAGKKLLDVGCGGGILAETMAQRGADVTGIDLGEAPLNVAKLHALESGVSVNYRKVAVEELAEEAPESFDIVTCLEMLEHVPDPSSVIRACAKLVKPGGKLFFSTINRTPKGWLFAVVGAEYVLRLLPKGTHEYSKFIRPSEMGAWLRDESLEAHDITGMTYNPVTRSYKLNPRDVDVNYLMYASKPE, from the coding sequence ATGAGCAATGTAGATCCCTCAGAAATCGCCAAATTTGAGCAACTTGCCAGCCGCTGGTGGGACAAGGAAGGCGAGTTCAAACCACTACACGAAATCAATCCACTGCGTGCAAATTACATTGATGGGTATGCTCCGGTTGCCGGTAAGAAGCTCCTCGATGTGGGCTGCGGTGGCGGTATCCTGGCTGAAACCATGGCACAGAGGGGAGCCGATGTTACTGGTATCGATCTAGGGGAAGCCCCACTCAATGTCGCCAAACTCCACGCCCTCGAAAGTGGCGTCAGCGTCAACTATCGCAAAGTGGCAGTAGAGGAACTGGCAGAAGAAGCGCCCGAGAGCTTTGACATTGTTACCTGCCTGGAGATGCTTGAGCATGTACCAGACCCCTCTTCTGTCATTCGCGCCTGCGCGAAACTTGTAAAACCCGGCGGCAAACTATTCTTCTCTACGATCAACCGCACCCCTAAAGGGTGGCTGTTTGCCGTAGTCGGAGCGGAATATGTCCTACGCTTACTGCCCAAGGGCACTCATGAATACAGTAAGTTTATCCGCCCCTCAGAAATGGGCGCCTGGCTGCGCGATGAGTCCCTGGAAGCGCACGATATAACCGGTATGACTTATAACCCGGTTACCCGAAGCTACAAATTGAACCCCCGGGATGTCGACGTCAATTATTTGATGTATGCCAGCAAACCAGAATAA
- a CDS encoding YciK family oxidoreductase: MSDFVGDYQAPSDLLKSKIILITGAGDGIGKTAAKTFAAHGATVILLGRTTPKLEAVYDEIEAAGGPQPAIFPMDLGAAKIEDFESLAEAIRNEFGRLDGLLHNAGLLGQRTPIGNYNFNTWQQVMQVNVNAAFGLTKAMLPLLEESEAGSVVFTSSSVGVKGRAYWGAYSVSKFATEGLMQVLADELEGVSNTRVNSLNPGATRTTMRATAYPAENPQSVTSAEDIMPTYLYLMGRDSNGISGKHFSAQKK; this comes from the coding sequence ATGTCAGACTTTGTTGGCGACTATCAAGCGCCCTCCGACTTATTAAAGAGCAAGATTATTCTTATCACCGGTGCCGGAGACGGCATAGGTAAAACTGCAGCAAAGACTTTTGCCGCTCACGGGGCGACGGTAATTTTGCTAGGGCGTACAACTCCCAAGTTAGAAGCAGTCTATGACGAAATCGAGGCTGCCGGTGGGCCACAGCCGGCTATTTTCCCCATGGACCTGGGTGCAGCAAAAATAGAGGATTTCGAGAGCCTTGCAGAAGCTATTCGCAACGAGTTTGGCCGCCTGGATGGACTCCTGCACAATGCCGGCCTACTCGGGCAACGCACCCCTATCGGCAATTACAATTTCAACACTTGGCAACAAGTAATGCAGGTGAATGTTAATGCAGCGTTTGGACTAACAAAGGCAATGCTGCCCCTGCTAGAGGAATCAGAAGCAGGCTCTGTTGTCTTTACAAGCTCCAGCGTTGGGGTTAAAGGGAGAGCCTACTGGGGGGCCTATTCAGTATCGAAGTTTGCCACTGAAGGACTGATGCAGGTACTCGCCGATGAACTGGAAGGGGTTTCCAATACCCGGGTCAACTCCCTAAACCCTGGGGCAACCCGTACAACAATGCGAGCAACTGCCTACCCAGCAGAAAACCCCCAGTCGGTAACCTCTGCAGAAGATATTATGCCCACCTACCTCTACTTAATGGGTAGAGACAGCAACGGCATAAGCGGGAAGCATTTTAGCGCCCAGAAGAAATAG